A window from Salvia miltiorrhiza cultivar Shanhuang (shh) chromosome 2, IMPLAD_Smil_shh, whole genome shotgun sequence encodes these proteins:
- the LOC131007711 gene encoding uncharacterized protein LOC131007711 produces the protein MSSSRRAWLVAASVGAVEALKDQGFCRWNYGFRNVQQHAKANLRSYIQAKNLSSAAVTPTKQLKQSEESLRKVMYLSCWGPN, from the coding sequence ATGAGTTCGTCGAGGAGAGCTTGGTTGGTAGCGGCGAGCGTCGGAGCAGTAGAAGCACTGAAAGATCAGGGATTTTGCCGGTGGAATTATGGTTTCCGAAATGTCCAGCAGCACGCCAAGGCAAATCTCAGATCTTACATTCAGGCCAAAAATCTCTCCTCTGCGGCGGTGACGCCGACAAAGCAGTTGAAGCAGTCGGAGGAGTCTCTTAGAAAAGTCATGTACTTAAGCTGTTGGGGCCCCAATTAA
- the LOC131008236 gene encoding uncharacterized protein LOC131008236: MSDQVRDELINCLRRNADVFAFSTADLKGIDRSLAEHCLNVDPKVKPVKQRTRNFGAEKDAAIREQVQGLLEAGHIEEVQYPEWISNAVMVPKKTNTWRMCVDFRDLNAACPKDHYPLPRIDQLVDATSGCALLSMMDAYQGYHQIKMNRGDIAKTAFAVCCGVYGWRSMPFGLKNAGATYQRMMEKVFKEQLSKNISVYVDDMLMRSIRAKDHVSDLEEIFTVVRKHRLMLNPAKCTFGVTTAECRAAFEDLKVYLAKLPTPTKPDPGETLYLYIAVGEDAISSVLIREEGSHQKPIYFISRIIQGPELNYTEIEKAALAVMVTARKLRPYFLSHRVVVRTALPFRQVLGRPNLSGRMVKWAVELGEYDVEYEPRTAIKAQALADFIQETTRRPLPEFWVAFVDGSVTKEGCGIGVYITSPGYGIYQFAIKFACRLSNNEAEYEAVVRGAHILSELKAECVIIKTDSQLVAQQLLGAYNVKDQRMKAYHCKISEMKERFTEFKIEQISREENTKADLLARMASAVEQTWSDEIILLCDTREMGTSQVFSVEIRDDWRAPIIHFLKTGERLNRETNQRRKPNFALNEVHAGCCGGHTGFRDLVRKIIRAGFYWPNINKDAREFVRKCEACQRHTGRINIPGEPMGVMYAACPFDKWGIDIVGKLPTAPGGKCFLLVAVDYFSKWVEAEAVGKIDEIWRAQDIVSDNGTQFTGQRIADFCDRMDITQRFISVAHPQANGQVELANRTICEGIKKRLNQSRGKWVEKLDTVLWAYRTSPKTATGEAPFTLVYGSNAVIPAEARLESYRITTYNTEHNAELRRAELDLVEAQRDEARIRAAKYKSIIKAGYDKRVRARKLSKGDLVLKRADALKAVGKFEANWEGPFIITEVLGGGAYILSDPDDRALPTPWNINTLKKFYV, encoded by the exons atgagtgatcaagtcagagacgAGCTCATCAATTGCTTGCgtcgaaatgcggatgtgttcgcattTAGTACCGCCGATCTCAAGGGAATAGACAGAAGCttggcagagcattgcctcaacgtggatcCTAAAGTTAAGCCAGTAAAACAGAGAACACGGAATTTTGGGGCCGAGAAGGACGCTGCAATCAGGGAGCAGGTCCAAGGGCTGTTGGAAGCAGGGCACATTGAGGAGGTGCAATATCCAGAATGGATCTCGAATGCTGTGATGGtaccaaagaaaacaaatacttggaggatgtgtgtggacttcAGAGACTTGAACGCTGCCTGCCCAAAGGatcactatcctctgccgaggattgaccagctGGTGGATGCCACTTCGGGATGCGCCTTACTATCTATGATGGACGCGTATCAGGGATACCATCAGATTAAAATGAACAGAGGAGACATTGCCAAAACAGCCTTCGCCGTCTGTTGTGGGGTTTACGGCTGGAGAAGTATGCCGTTTGGCTTGAAAAATGCGGGAGCCacgtatcagcggatgatggaaaaAGTCTTCAAGGAACAGCTTTCCAAAAATATCTCAgtgtatgtggatgacatgctcATGCGGAGTATCAGGGCGAAGGACCATGTATCTGACTTGGAAGAGATCTTTACTGTTGTTAGAAAACACCGGCTCATGTTGAATCCAGCAAAatgcacttttggggtcacaacag CGGAATGccgagcggcatttgaggatctcaaGGTATATCTAGCAAAGCTCCCGACTCCGACCAAGCCGGacccgggagaaacgttgtatctatACATAGCAGTGGGGGAAGAtgcaatcagctctgtgcttatcagagaggagggaagtcaCCAGAAACCTATCTACTTCATCAGCCGAATCATCCAGGGTCCTGAATTGAATTACACAGAGATAGAGAAGGCTGCTCTAGCAGTCATGGTCACGGCAAGAAAGTTGAGGCCTTACTTTTTatcacatcgggtagtggtgcgcACTGCCCTACCTTTTAGACAAGTGTTGGGGCGGCCgaatttgtcgggaagaatggtcaaatgggctgtggagTTGGGGGAATATGATGTGGAGTATGAGCCGAGAACGGCGATCAAAGCACAAGCTTTAGCAgatttcatacaagaaacaactcgccgTCCTTTGCCAGAGTTTTGGGTTGCTTTCGTGGACGGATCAGTAACGAAGGAGGGATGTGGAATTGGGGTGTACATCACCTCCCCAGGTTATGGGatataccagttcgccatcaaattcgcGTGCCGGTTGTCCAACAATGAGGCTGAATATGAGGCTGTGGTCAGAGGGGCGCATATTCTGTCCGAACTCAAGGCCGAATGTGTCATCATcaagacagactcccagttaGTAGCTCAACAGTTGTTAGGGGCCTATAATGTCAAAGACCAGcggatgaaggcgtaccattGCAAAATCAGCGAGATGAAAGAAAGGTTCACGGAATTTAAGATTGAGCAAATTTCCCGGGAGGAAAACACAAAAGCGGACTTATTGGCACGCATGGCCAGTGCAGTAGAGCAGACGTGGAGCGACGagattattttactctgtgataccagagagatggggaCTTCACAAGTCTTCTCCGTAGAGATCAGAGACGACTGGCGGGCTCCAATTATACACTTCCTTaagacaggggagcggttgAACAGAGAAACTAATCAGAGG AGGAAGCCTAACTTTGCTTTAAACGAagttcatgcaggttgctgtggtggtcaCACGGGATTCCGGGACCTTGTACGCAAAATCATTCGAGCAGGATTCTACTGGCCTAACATCAACAAAGacgccagagagttcgtccgcaagtgtgaGGCTTGCCAGAGACACACCGGGAGAATCAACATTCCAGGGGAACCTATGGGCGTTATGTACGCTGCATGTCCATTCGACAAGTGGGGTATCGACATAGTCGGGAAGCTGCCCACGGCACCAGGGGGCAAATGCTTTCTGCTTGTAGCGGTGGACTACTTCTCTAAGTGGGTCGAGGCTGAGGCTGTGGGGAAAATCGATGAG ATTTGGCGTGCCCAGGACATCGTGTCGGACAACGGAACCCAATTTACTGGGCAGAGGATTGCAGATTTCTGTGATCGGATGGACATCACCCAACGATTTATCTCGGTGGCTCATCCGCAAGCGAACGGACAAGTGGAGTTGGCCAACAGGACAATATGCGAAGGGATTAAGAAGAGGCTGAATCAAAGTAGAGGCAAATGGGTCGAGAAGTTAGACACTGTACTTTGGGCTTACCgcactagcccaaagacagccACTGGCGAAGCACCATTCACTCTGGTGTATGGATCtaatgcggtgataccagcgGAGGCAAGGTTGGAGTCATATCGGATTACAACCTACAACACTGAGCACAATGCCGAACTCCGCCGAGCAGAGTTGGAtttggtggaagcacagagggatgaAGCCCGGATCCGAGCAGCAAAGTACAAGAGTATTATCAAGGCAGGATACGACAAGAGAGTCAGAGCAAGAAAATTATCCAAGGGCGACCTGGTCCTTAAGCGAGCTGATGcattaaaggcagtgggcaagttcgaAGCTAATTGGGAAGGCCCGTTCATCatcacagaggtcttgggtggaggagcgtacatattgtcggatCCAGACGACAGAGCTCTCCCTACACCGTGGAATATCAACActctcaaaaagttctatgtataa
- the LOC131008235 gene encoding uncharacterized protein LOC131008235, translating into MEHGRHKEDKRAKMSRFHPINNRSPFSDDILADTLPRSYKPISLDYDGTTDPEVHLNRFEGLVTLHMYTEGIKCRIFSTTLTGPAQLWFGTLAPNSIYSFEDLQTRFLCQFASSRRVGKSALSLMDIKQDQNEILREYSARFNLAAQEIRPAKDFDDIMARLLGYLQLEDARMARKAENDKHKAKRAEEAPERQRHQDRAPFRGLPPRVLPPQGGMPPHQQRTVNEVTRFAEYTPLNKPQEEIFHLIKNQPFFRAPGTYRDGPPQEGPNNKLCEYHNVFGHYTKFCGHLKHQLELLVRQGNLDQFIDRGTEGQRRNDQRDHRDQRDQQDQRDQRNNQDQRQEQGNNRDRRPDDNWDNRREGLERQAPPSPYRREVHMICGENGTPTSNRAKKQVVRAVKTGYYPKRVMEITSAAEEPTITFGAEDLRTLMYPHVDALVIMADIAGCIVHRVFVDSGSAMNILYWECLQNMGIDVHIEPTNAPLFGFGGEMVMPLGYVELPLNLGTTAANSKTRMVRFLVVDMPKPSYNVILGQPALMAFRAVISMFHLKMKFPIEGGGVGEVCGDQTTSKACHVQMLTHSAGQKRERLTEGSDMRKRGKVGEVHAPTEERQELADLLKDRDSTEKTTLVSTSDVCNTIELFPGKEGF; encoded by the exons ATGGAGCATGGTAGACATAAGGAGGATAAAAGGGCCAAAATGTCGAGGTTCCATCCcatcaacaaccgcagtcctttctccgACGATATTCTGGCAGATACTCTACCCAGAAGCTACAAGCCTATTTCtctggattacgatggcaccACTGATCCAGAAGTCCACCTCAATCGGTTCGAGGGGTTGGTCACACTGCATATGTatactgagggcatcaagtgccgcatcttctccactactctcACTGGACCAGCTCAGCTATGGTTCGGAACGCTTGCCCCCAATTCTATTTACTCCTTTGAGGATTTACAGACCCGCTTCTTATGTCAGTTCGCAAGCTCGCGAAGGGtggggaagtcagctctgtcgctgatggatatcaaacagGACCAAAATGAAATACTGAGAGAATATAGTGCCAGATTTAACTTAGCCGCTCaggag ATTCGACCAGCAAAGGATTTTGACGATATTATGGCCAGGTTGCTAGGCTATTtacagttggaggatgccagGATGGCGAGAAAAGCGGAAAACGATAAACATAAGGCTAAaagagctgaggaagcaccagaAAGACAGCGACACCAGGACAGGGCAccgttcagagggttgcctccgagGGTACTGCCACCTCAGGGAGGAATGCCGCCCCATCAACAGCGTACTGTGAATGAGGTCACGCGATTTGCTGAGTACACGCCTTTGAACAAACCACAGGAGGAAATCTTCCATTTGATAAAAAACCAACCGTTCTTCCGGGCACCAGGGACTTACCGGGATGGGCCGCCGCAGGAGGGTCCCAACAATAAGTTGTGCGAGTATCACAATGTCTTTGGACATTATACCAAATTTTGTGGCCATCTTAAACACCAGTTGGAACTACTGGTTCGTCAGGGAAATCTTGATCAGTTCATCGACAGAGGAACCGAGGGCCAGAGGCggaatgatcagagggatcatagGGACCAGAGGGATCAGcaggatcagagggatcagagaaataacCAGGATCAGCGACAAGAACAAGGGAATAATAGGGATCGCAGACCTGATGACAACTGGGATAACCGCAGGGAGGGACTAGAAAGACAAGCACCTCCTTCCCCGTATAGGAGAGAAGTTCATATGATTTGCGGAGAAAACGGGACGCCCACGTCAAATAGGGCTAAGAAACAAGTTGTGAGAGCAGTAAAAACAGGATactatcctaaaagggtcatggagaTTACAAGCGCGGCAGAAGAGCCGACGATCACCTTTGGGGCAGAGGATCTACGTACACTAATGTACCCGCACGTTGATGCACTGGTTATTATGGCAGACATTGCCGGATGTATCGTTCACCGTGTCTTCGTAGACTCGGGCAGCGCGATGAATATCTTATATTGGGAGTGCCTTCAAAACATGGGAATCGACGTTCATATTGAGCCAACGAATGCCCCTTTGTTTGGGTTCGGaggagaaatggtcatgcctTTGGGTTATGTGGAGTTACCGTTAAATCTCGGCACTACAGCTGCTAATAGCAAAACTAGGATGGTGAGGTTCTTGGTGGTTGATATGCCAAAGCCCTCCTACAATGTAATACTCGGTCAGCCTGCCCTGATGGCATTCAGGGCGGTGATCTCTATGTTtcacttgaaaatgaaattccccatcgagGGGGGaggagtgggagaagtttgtggtgATCAAACAACATCAAAAGCCTGCCACGTACAAATGCTTACACACtcagcggggcagaaaagggaaagactGACAGAGGGATCGGATATGCGGAagagggggaaagtgggcgaggtaCATGCCCCGACAGAGGAGCGTCAGGAATTGGCAGACTTATTGAAGGATAGGGATAGTACAGAGAAGACCACTCTGGTTTCTACAAGTGATGTTTGTAACACGATCGAGTTATTCCCAGGGAAGGAGGGCTTCTAG